In a genomic window of Dermochelys coriacea isolate rDerCor1 chromosome 11, rDerCor1.pri.v4, whole genome shotgun sequence:
- the LOC119863168 gene encoding zinc finger protein 664-like yields the protein MELGEEPSVLERENRRSTCTAGQGTVSEDKKESPQQGDPEQVELHGTLLGRSKEKGNFCSLEQGKASESPGRSKSEQRNPPAKRLGKSIRLGGGDLNDLTIPERPHPGEGKNTCPDCRKSFRGRLGLTRHQRIHSGKKPYRCPLCGKGFTVSSTLAKHRHIHTGEKPYQCLSCGKSFIQSSQLITHQRTHTGEKPYQCPECGKGFSRSSHLIIHQRFHTGEKPYECPQCGKGFSQSSNLATHQRVHTGERPYQCSQCGKGFTQSSDFTAHQRLHMGERPYHCAECGKSYTNSSALIKHQRNHTGERPYKCPKCRKGFSQSSSLLAHQRIHTGERPYKCPECGKGFYARSPLIAHRRTHTSETPYTCPECGKGFRKKTSLNVHQRDHPAEEQCPDQGCSQ from the exons ATGGAACTAGGGGAAGAGCCTTCGGTCCTGGAAAGGGAGAACCGAAGAAGCACCTGTACAG CAGGTCAGGGGACAGTGAGTGAGGATAAGAAGGAGAGTCCTCAGCAGGGAGATCCTGAGCAAGTGGAACTTCACGGTACGTTACTTGGAAGATCCAAAGAGAAGGGAAATTTCTGCTCTCTTGAGCAGGGCAAAGCTTCTGAGAGTCCAGGTAGGTCCAAAAGTGAGCAACGAAACCCTCCAGCAAAGAGACTGGGGAAATCCATCCGACTTGGGGGAGGTGACCTCAATGACCTCACAATCCCGGAGAGACCCCACccaggagagggaaagaacaCATGTCCCGACTGTAGGAAAAGCTTCCGTGGGCGCTTAGGTCTTACtagacatcagaggatccactCGGGCAAGAAGCCCTACAGGTGTCCTTTGTGCGGGAAAGGCTTCACTGTCAGCTCCACCCTGGCTAAGCACCGGCACATCCACACTGGGGAGAAACCCTACCAGTGCCTCagctgtgggaagagcttcatcCAGAGCTCGCAGCTCATCACCCACCAGAgaacccacacgggagagaaGCCCTACCAATGCCCCGAATGCGGGAAAGGCTTCAGCCGGAGCTCCCACCTCATCATCCACCAGAGGTTCCACACGGGAGAGAAGCCCTACGAATGCCCCCAGTGCGGGAagggcttcagccagagctccaacCTGGCCACACACCAGAGAGTGCACACGGGGGAGCGGCCCTACCAGTGCTCCCAGTGCGGGAAGGGCTTCACACAAAGCTCAGACTTCACCGCCCACCAGCGGCTGCACATGGGCGAGAGGCCCTACCACTGTGCCGAGTGCGGGAAGAGCTACACAAACAGCTCTGCCCTCATCAAACACCAGAGGAACCACACAGGGGAGCGGCCCTACAAATGCCCCAAGTGCAGGAAGGGCTTCAGTCAGAGCTCCTCCCTGCTTGCCCACCAgcggatccacacaggagagaggccctacAAGTGTCCTGAGTGTGGAAAGGGCTTTTATGCGCGCTCCCCACTTATTGCACACCGGAGAACCCACACCAGCGAGACGCCCTACACGTGTccggagtgtgggaaggggttccGCAAGAAAACCAGCCTGAATGTGCATCAGAGAGACCACCCGGCAGAGGAACAATGCCCTGACCAGGGCTGTTCCCAGTGA